A segment of the Bdellovibrio bacteriovorus genome:
GAAACTGATCATCGCCGATGCTCAGCAAAAGGCTGAAATCATCACCCGTGATTCCCGTGACTCTTTGAAGAAAATGTACCAGGAAGTGACAGAACTGAAGCGTGCGCGCATGCAGTTTGAAGCCAACCTGAAAGCTCTGGCCCAGGCGCATTTGTCCCTGCTGGAACAAGGTGAAAAGTACATGCCGCAAGCGCAACTTCCAAATCACAATATCGTGAATGGAAATGGCTCTGGCCGCACCACCAACGTGTCCCCGCTTTCTGCCGAATAAGCAGCGCAAAAGACACCATGATTGAATCAACAAAAGGTGGAGTTCGACTCCACCTTTTTATTCAGCCCAAGTCATCCAAGAACGAAGTTGTCGGTCCCCACAACGGCGAACTCAAGATCAAACTGACCGCCCCGCCTGTCGACGGAAAAGCCAACGAATGCCTGATCGAGTTTCTGTCGGATCTTTTTGATATTCCCAAGCGCGATGTACATCTGATCAAAGGCGAAACCGGGCGCCACAAAGTGGTGGAACTGTCCGGCCTTGATGCCGAAAAAACAAGGGAAGCACTGAGGCTTCCCAAAAACTAACGACGTTTCTTTTTGTTGGATTTCAGCTCGATCTGGAATTCCGTATCATCGAGCTGCTGTTGCAGTTCATCATCAACACGCGGGCGCTTTTTCGGCTGCGTCGGACGTGGCTTGAACAGATTCTGATCCACTCCGTCGCTGGTTTGCTCTTTGAAGCGGCGAACTTTCTTTTCAGAACTCAGGTCGCTTTCCTCATACATGTTGGAGCGATAGTTCGGCACCGGGTTTTCAACCGGCGGAGCGTATTCAGGCTCGGAATAACCTTCACTCATATCGAAGCTGTAGCGGATGAAACCACCCACGTGGAATCCGGCTGCCGAGTTAGAACCGGTCAAAGTCATGCCTCCGTTGGCCTGCACACTCAGCTTCGGACTGATCAACCAGGTGGCGTACAACTGGCTGTCCATCAGATTCGGCTTCACAGAATAGAACTTCATGGAACCGGCATTGACGCTGTTGATATAGGATGTTCTTAAAGCTTCCGTCACATCCGTCGTGTCATCAGATACACTTTGATAACCAAAAAGCTCAGCCCCCAAACGCAGGCGCTGCATTTTCATTTGCGCCCCCACACCCCAAGGCATCAGGAACGAACGACCACTGCCACGATAGTTAAACCCCAGCCAGCCATAACCGCGCAAGGTGCCGAAATCTTTTTGCGCGATCAAACGGGAGCGAACCTCAAAAACCCCTTCAGAATTCAATACGGTATCCGAAGCAGGGTTCACCTCTTCAAAAGGCATGACCGCGATGACTTCCGGAATCAACTGAAACAGGTCGGAATACATTAAGAAATCAAAGCCCACGGCCGCTTCACTGATGGAGCTGTTGGAACGGCTTGCAACCGAATCCTTGCTTTCAGCGTTGCTAATCGTTCCCCAACCAAAAATGGACCAGTTCTTTTTCGGAACATAGCGGGTTCCAAATGAAGTGTCGATCAACGAGTAGCTGTTGCCACTCACCAGGCTCTGACTGCCGCCCCCTGAAGCCGGGTAATTGGCCTCAGAATAGAAATAGTTGGCATTCACCTCGAAATCCCAGTGATCCCGGCGAAACTCCTTGTAGTTATCCACAGCCAGAGCCGGCAATGAAATCGAAAAAATAGACAGAGCGACACACGCCCAACGCGGAAGATTATTTGCCATTTTCATAACTTCCTAATATTAACAACCCTATGACTGCGACATCAAACAAATCACAGCTTGCCATCATCTTTTTCACTGTTTTCCTGTATTTAGTGGGCTTTGGTGTGGTTATCCCGATCCTCCCCATCCTAAGTCGCAACTTCGGCGCGACCGCTCTTGAAACCGGCCTGCTGCTTTCCGTTTACTCCCTGATGCAGTTCCTGTTCGCACCGTTCTGGGGCCGCCTCAGCGACCGACTGGGTCGCCGTCCGATTTTACTGTTCTGTCTGGTGGGCGAAACTCTTTCTTACATCATGTTTGCCTGGGCAAGGTCTTTAGAGTGGCTCTTTGTTGCGCGTATTCTGGCGGGTTTCTTTGGTGCAAGTCTTTCCACAGCCTCGGCTTATATTTCAGACATCACTCCGAAACATGAGCGCTCCAAGGGCATGGCCCTGATTGGCGCCGCATTCGGTTTGGGCTTTGTTGTCGGCCCGGCTCTGGGGGGCGGTCTTGCGGTTTGGGGTCAGCACATCAATCCGGCCCCGCACTTTGACACTTCGTTTGCGTCTTACTGGGTGGCGGCGTTGTGCTTTGCTAACTTCCTGTTCGGCGTGAAGTTCCTGAAAGAATCCTTAAGCGAGAAAAGCGAATCCGCCGCAAAAAGAAAGCGCTTCTCGATCATGTGGCAGTATCTGAACAAAAAAACTGTCGGCCCCCTGATGACTGTGTTCTTGCTGTCCTCCTTGGCAATGTCATCGATGGAGGCCACACTGATTTTGTTCATGGGCGAAAAGTACCAATGGGACG
Coding sequences within it:
- a CDS encoding DivIVA domain-containing protein → MREKELSLMEYKERDQVLKETIATATQMADRLRQDADREAKLIIADAQQKAEIITRDSRDSLKKMYQEVTELKRARMQFEANLKALAQAHLSLLEQGEKYMPQAQLPNHNIVNGNGSGRTTNVSPLSAE
- a CDS encoding DUF167 domain-containing protein — its product is MIESTKGGVRLHLFIQPKSSKNEVVGPHNGELKIKLTAPPVDGKANECLIEFLSDLFDIPKRDVHLIKGETGRHKVVELSGLDAEKTREALRLPKN
- a CDS encoding MFS transporter, whose amino-acid sequence is MTATSNKSQLAIIFFTVFLYLVGFGVVIPILPILSRNFGATALETGLLLSVYSLMQFLFAPFWGRLSDRLGRRPILLFCLVGETLSYIMFAWARSLEWLFVARILAGFFGASLSTASAYISDITPKHERSKGMALIGAAFGLGFVVGPALGGGLAVWGQHINPAPHFDTSFASYWVAALCFANFLFGVKFLKESLSEKSESAAKRKRFSIMWQYLNKKTVGPLMTVFLLSSLAMSSMEATLILFMGEKYQWDVKQVSFGFAYIGVIIIFTQGFLVRRLLPKWGERKVLRLGILLLAVGLTGIAVADSITGMAITMTLLSLGNGLANPSTLGSISLLSEANEQGAAMGVTQSMASLGRILGPALGGALYGTVAITAPFWASGLMAFLGLAIVIIIYKFIPEHGRVG